Below is a window of Plasmodium sp. gorilla clade G2 genome assembly, chromosome: 14 DNA.
ataaattacgtattatatatatataaattttatgtaccaaaaaaaaaaaaaaaaaaaaaaaaaaaaaaaaaaattaatataaaataatattataatatattaaatttttatatataaatattgcattttttttttttaattaatttgttgataaaatatataaattgtttttttttttttttttttttttttttcgctTTCTATATATACTATTTTGCTTAtttaagtaaatatatatatataatatagttcAAACGTatcttctatatatatatatttatttatatattatattttaatttttgctaattgaaaaaatatattattatatattaaaaatattttatttatataaaagaaaaccaaatgacaaatattattcaatatatatgataataagaagaatgtattcttcttatataaataagattAATAAACagttatgtattttattttgttaatatattttttttttgtatcctTTTTTTAAAGGTTGTTCATAAAAAGGAatcaaattaaaataaaatgattttcataatatattattgttttttatattgtaaaATGCTTTATgctattaaattatatatatagtaacttataaacatatgcctttgatattatatattaaaaaaattacattgaTAGAAAATACAATTATTTGTATCTTATAAAGACTATAactttgtaataatattctgtaataaaaatatttaaaatcatGTAAATGTtgcttataatattataataacatatatccttttaaataaataaataaatatatatatatatatatatattttatgatgtATGTAAGTCAAAAAAAGGAAgcatctttttcttttcttttcttttttatttattttttttgttttttaaagaaaCCGTTTAATTCTAAATAAGATCATATTAAGTGTTATGGAAACTTTTTATAAGTTGCAACCCATATTTACCTTTTGAACAAATAGCTATGCTTAAGTTAAAATGTTTAAAATtcggaaaaaaaaaaaaaattacacatataataaaaatatttatatatatttttatcatatttgaATTTTGTATTTCATATATCCATATAAAAAAGTTGATAAAATCTGAacataaatgtattatatatataatatcatatcaTACATTTTatcttaaataatatttatgggAATTTTAAaagtaattttattttcttataaatGTAATATGTTCAATTAAACAAGATTgatttcaaaaatattaaaatgttatataataaaaatacataaaaaaaaaaaaaaaaaaaattctaataaatttaaataataaatatatattatatatataatataataccaatttatttcatatatatattatatatataataataatatattaagaaatatatttttatacacatataaaaagaaatattttcataatttgctttttttttttttttttttttttcttttttttgtgtattattttaaaaaatatatttatatgtatttatttttatattaataataaataattagatcgtatatattttattatatacgcatatatataaatatttttatatattaatatatatatatatatataatataaaaggtataataatgttaaataaaaaaagaaaaaaagaaaaggcaTGTTactaaaacaaaaaaatattagatCATTCatttgatattatatataaattattattattattataatatatatattattatatatatatatatttaaattgtaatatgcgtttatttttttaattttttaagttatatttttttcttcattttttaaagtcATTATAAAAGTTCTTAATCTATATggatataatacatatatataaatttatatattatttattatattcatatattttttttttttttttttgttttgaactttataaaaatttttctcataaaataaatgtatataaaaagttGTGTTGAATTGTGGGAAAAATGTTGAAAGTATGATAATTTTAGAGatgcatataaaatatatgatatatatataataagtatttttaaaaaaatattataatttagattttattttaaaatatatatatatatatatatatatatgtatatatgtttatttatttataagagTAATGCTTATTTTATGggtacatttttttttggtgaGATATGactatttataatatataagaaaaaatgttTTCTTATACATTCAAGTAGcctaataaatattatgttgtaaatatatatatatatatatatatttatttatttatatgtatgtatttaattatttatttacttaaatatattttgaaatatcgtttaataaagatattaaaaataaataatatatatatatatttaatatattggGACCATTAAACATTTccaatttatattattatttaattttatattatattgcaatatatttattagtaTGTCCATTAAGTTAAGGGATTTAATACGAAATATTCGTAGCTGTAAAACAGCAGCTGAAGAAAGGTCAGTAGTAGCAAAAGAATGCGCATTGATACGTACAGCTTTTAAAgaagaagataatatatatcgaCATCGAAATGTAgctaaattattattcataaatatgTTAGGTTATCCTACTCATTTTGGACAGATAGAATGTTTGAAATTAATTGCTTCGaataaattttcatttaagAGGATTGGATATTTAGGTCTTACCATATTATTAGATGAGAATACAGATATATTAATGTTAGTAACAAAttcaataaaaaatgatttaaGAAATAGTAATCAATATATTAATGGCTTAGCTTTATGTGCTTTAGGAAATATAGCAAATAGTGAGATGTGTTCATCATTAAGATATGAGATTTTAGATATGATGAATATTAATAATccttatataaagaaaaaagcaGCTATGTGTGCTATTcgaatattgaaaaaaactAATGATATTGAAGAATTATTTctagaaaaaattaataatttactAGATGATCGAAATCATGGGGTATTAAGTGCTGGTATTAGTTTAATGATAACattaatggaaaaaaaacctcaatataaaaatgttttaagaggatatacaaataaaattgtAAAGATTCTTAAAAGTTGTGTTATGTCAGGATATTCACATGGAGCCGAGTATGATATATATGGTATAAATGATCCTTTTTTGCAagttaaaattttaaaattattaaaatatctaAATTCTGATCatcttaataataatgaaaatgaaaaaaatacaaattatatgaataatatcattaataaaaataatgaagataataaaaatatatatagtattaaTAGTGAAGGAGGAACAACAAGTTttaatgaaattaaaaattttaatgaaCAGAATGATATTTTAGATGATACTTCTTTATCGTCAAgggaaaaattaattaaaaatgtaaataataaacaattatataataatataaatgataatatgaataatttaaataatgtaaataatttaaataatttaaataatgtaaataatttaaataatgtaaataatgtaaataatttaaatagtatgaatattattcatatggattctatgaataataataatttatatgatatggAAGAAGTAAATTCAGTTTTGGCTCAAGTTGCTACCAATACagattctttaaaaaatgtagGTAATgctatattatatgaatgtgTTAAGactattacatatatatctaCTGATCCAGGTCTTCTTGTTTTAGCTGTAAATGTTTTAGGCAagtttttacaaaataatgataataatattagatATGTAGGTTTATGTACATTAcagaaattattaaaaaaagatcCTAAAaccttacatatatatagaaatacaATTATTGAATGTTTAAAAGATCAAGATATAAGTATTAGGAAAAAAGCATTAGATGTTGCATTTGCTCTTATAACGAAAGattctttaaaaattatggtaaaagaattattaaattatttactaGTAGCAGATATAGAAATCAAAAGTGATATTGTATCTAATATTTGTGTATCTGTTAATAAATATGCACCCaatatacaatatttattagatacatatataaaattattttgtttagcTGGAAATTTTATACAAGACCATATAAAAGATGATTTCATTTATTACCTTTTACAAAATCCAGAATTTCATTCATATGttgtttttaaaatttttttttcaataaaagaaaatttagATCAATATGCTCTCATACAAGTAGGTATATGGTGTATAGGTGAATTTGGTGATTTATTAattcaagaaaaaaatgtaggACCCGATCAAGAATTAATAACAGTTACTCATGAAGATGTTTTTGAATTATTAGataaaattatcataaaatatgaacaaaataatgttaaagagttacataatataaatgtaaaggatcctattcataatattttatataataataaatcattgAGCATATTAGAAGAAAcactaaataataataataatatgaatggtAACAATAACAGTAATACTactactaataataataataataatggatTTAATAGTGCACTCATATgttgtaatataaatgataatatgaataatgatgataataatattatattacaatatattttaatgtgCTTAAACAAATTAACTGTACGTTTCCCATCacataaaacaaaaattgaaaaaatgatacagaaatataaaaaaaacaaatgtaTAGAAATACAACAAAGAGCCTGTGAATTCCATGAATTCATGAACCCACAATGGGATCAAATCAGAGATTCCATTTTATTACGTATAccatgtaataaaaaaatgaataggaaaaaacaacaacaacagcAACAacatgatgatgatgaagatgtaCCAATATAtagtgataaaaataatgataccTTGACAAATAAGATAAGTTCTATACATACAAATAACCATAATAATTCGAACAATTCATATGTGGTTGATTTATTAGATCTGGATGATGTTTTAGGTATacaaaatacaaataataaaaataatgataatgtgaataaaaatataagtaataaTCTAACTATTAATGAGAATAAActgaataattttaatattactaATGATTCCATAAAAATTGGTACTCCCATTGCATCAAAAAGtgaaacaaatataaatttttcatCTAACGCACtaaatttaaatgataataatgtgCAAATGGGGAATAAAAAGAATGAGGACATTTTAGCTGACTTGTTTGGCAATATTTCATTGGACAAgccaaaaaataataaaccaAATGAATCAAAGGGAGATGGtatggaaaatataaaatatattatatgttccACATAAtagtgaatatatatatatgtgtatatattatttctatatttgtAGGAAATAATTCTTTGAATTTACTTTTGGATGACTTAACATCGGACAACCTTGATACCTTAAATGTATGAATaactttatattatatatattaatatatatatgtagaataGAATGTTATTAATTTGAAagactatatatatatatatatatatatatatatatatgtattatttatttttacattttttttttttttttttttttttccttatagTTGATGGATGAGAATATAAAGGAAAAGGTTCAAATAAAacctttaaaaatatatgacaaAAATGATATTGAAATTGTTTTCAATTTTGAAAAAGAATACATAGACTCAGAAGTTACAATGATTAAAGCTgtatattcaaataaatcTAGCATTTTAATATCTTCCTTTGTCTTtgaagtaataatatatatatatatatttatttatacatacatgctatatttctttcattttttcattttaatatatatatatatatatatatatatatatatatatatatatatgtatttttttttttttaggctGTTGTTCCTAATTATGTAAAGTTAGAAATATTTTCGGCTTCAGATAAACAATTGTTACCATTAGAAGGAAATACAATAAAACAGAATCTTAAAATATGGAATAAgttatttaagaaaaaacCTGTTCTTATGAAGGTTAGGTTATCTTATGTAAAGAATAATGAAAGTTTCCaagattttattaatataggAAATTTTCCTAATGGTTTATAAAGTCTATTTATctgaaattataatatatagttcAAAATGATTTtacataaacataaatatatatatatatatatatatatatatatatatgtaatatttatattattttttttgtattttagttttatgtatatatttgtttatacatattaaaaagatgaatactatatgcatatatatttatccttTTATTTACcaattccttttttttttttttcttttttttttttttttttgaaaatataaactaatataatattaataatccttatttgaaaataaaataatttccgctctaaatgataatttttaatatttcttaaaataacaaggaaataaattataacgTTTTTATTTTAGTATGTACACGaatgttaaaatattatatgcaaatatttattttcccAATTCGAGAAGagtttaaaataattttttttttgtgatgaattaaaaaaatataatatgacaactatataatgtttataagttttttatattaaaaaggaatagataaagtaaaaaaagaatatataataagatgaatacaaaattaattttaaaaaggacataaaaaaaaaagagatatTGAAacaatatacaatatatatatatatatatgaatatatgtatatattcatatttatttcattttattttatttcattttcaatttttaCATTAACAATGACGGGTACACGAAGGATAATACAAACACCCATATAACTAGAAGACAAATAAAAGCCAATTTTAAAGAACTCCAGAAAGGcctatatatatcattaaatcCTATGGAATACATAAAATCGTTCCATTCTCTTCCAGTGTCAGGTGTTTTTAAATAAGGATTTCTATTTGGTTCATCTCTACCTAATCCTACAGGTTTTATATTAGCTTTATTTTGTGGAATAAATTGAACAGTTACCTGTATATatccattatatttatttttattatgatcaGTATCTGTTTTTTTCCTTAATTTAAGTTCTGCATCTAAttcaaatttatttaatatttgtgatgctttttgtatatatttggaTAGTTCTAAATTCACTTCTCCTAAAAATTCACTAACTccaacattattattattatatg
It encodes the following:
- a CDS encoding AP-1 complex subunit gamma, putative → MSIKLRDLIRNIRSCKTAAEERSVVAKECALIRTAFKEEDNIYRHRNVAKLLFINMLGYPTHFGQIECLKLIASNKFSFKRIGYLGLTILLDENTDILMLVTNSIKNDLRNSNQYINGLALCALGNIANSEMCSSLRYEILDMMNINNPYIKKKAAMCAIRILKKTNDIEELFLEKINNLLDDRNHGVLSAGISLMITLMEKKPQYKNVLRGYTNKIVKILKSCVMSGYSHGAEYDIYGINDPFLQVKILKLLKYLNSDHLNNNENEKNTNYMNNIINKNNEDNKNIYSINSEGGTTSFNEIKNFNEQNDILDDTSLSSREKLIKNVNNKQLYNNINDNMNNLNNVNNLNNLNNVNNLNNVNNVNNLNSMNIIHMDSMNNNNLYDMEEVNSVLAQVATNTDSLKNVGNAILYECVKTITYISTDPGLLVLAVNVLGKFLQNNDNNIRYVGLCTLQKLLKKDPKTLHIYRNTIIECLKDQDISIRKKALDVAFALITKDSLKIMVKELLNYLLVADIEIKSDIVSNICVSVNKYAPNIQYLLDTYIKLFCLAGNFIQDHIKDDFIYYLLQNPEFHSYVVFKIFFSIKENLDQYALIQVGIWCIGEFGDLLIQEKNVGPDQELITVTHEDVFELLDKIIIKYEQNNVKELHNINVKDPIHNILYNNKSLSILEETLNNNNNMNGNNNSNTTTNNNNNNGFNSALICCNINDNMNNDDNNIILQYILMCLNKLTVRFPSHKTKIEKMIQKYKKNKCIEIQQRACEFHEFMNPQWDQIRDSILLRIPCNKKMNRKKQQQQQQHDDDEDVPIYSDKNNDTLTNKISSIHTNNHNNSNNSYVVDLLDLDDVLGIQNTNNKNNDNVNKNISNNLTINENKLNNFNITNDSIKIGTPIASKSETNINFSSNALNLNDNNVQMGNKKNEDILADLFGNISLDKPKNNKPNESKGDGNNSLNLLLDDLTSDNLDTLNLMDENIKEKVQIKPLKIYDKNDIEIVFNFEKEYIDSEVTMIKAVYSNKSSILISSFVFEAVVPNYVKLEIFSASDKQLLPLEGNTIKQNLKIWNKLFKKKPVLMKVRLSYVKNNESFQDFINIGNFPNGL